The Bacteroidota bacterium genome contains a region encoding:
- a CDS encoding Gfo/Idh/MocA family oxidoreductase, whose amino-acid sequence MIRIGVLGAGHLGKIHIKLIKEIPTFDLIGFYDPDDENAAKVIAEFGINRYDSVDSLLEEVDAVDIVTPTITHYKCAAKALKKSKHVFIEKPITNTIKEAKSLIDLTREANVKVQVGHVERFNPAFTAALPYCSKPMFIETHRLAQFNPRGTDVSVVLDLMIHDIDIILSVVKANVKKISASGVAVVSDTPDIANARLEFDNGCVANLTASRISMKNMRKTRFFQKDAYISIDFLEKEANIVRLKNIEGEPDPLSVTIDLGKGKGQKQIYFDSPKPQAVNAIKKELETFYDAIVNDTTPIVSIDDGYKALDVAYKIINKLKFPNDLLDTSQ is encoded by the coding sequence ATGATTCGAATTGGTGTATTAGGCGCTGGTCATCTGGGTAAAATTCATATAAAATTAATTAAGGAAATTCCAACCTTCGATTTAATCGGATTTTACGATCCCGATGATGAAAATGCCGCTAAGGTTATTGCCGAGTTTGGCATAAACCGCTACGATTCAGTGGATAGCTTGCTCGAAGAAGTGGATGCTGTTGATATTGTTACGCCAACCATTACGCACTACAAATGCGCAGCTAAAGCATTAAAAAAATCAAAGCATGTATTTATCGAAAAACCGATAACAAATACCATTAAGGAAGCGAAATCCTTGATTGACCTTACACGCGAAGCTAATGTTAAAGTTCAGGTGGGCCATGTGGAACGGTTTAACCCGGCATTTACCGCTGCCCTTCCTTATTGTTCCAAGCCCATGTTTATTGAAACACATCGCCTTGCACAATTTAATCCTCGTGGAACGGATGTTTCTGTCGTGTTGGATTTAATGATCCACGACATCGACATTATTTTAAGCGTGGTTAAAGCCAATGTAAAAAAAATAAGTGCCAGTGGCGTTGCGGTGGTTAGTGATACTCCCGATATTGCCAATGCGCGGTTGGAATTCGACAACGGATGCGTGGCCAATCTTACCGCCAGTAGAATCTCTATGAAGAACATGCGTAAAACACGCTTTTTTCAGAAAGATGCCTACATATCAATCGACTTTTTAGAAAAGGAAGCTAATATAGTTAGGCTAAAAAACATAGAAGGAGAGCCTGATCCGTTGTCGGTTACCATCGATTTAGGAAAAGGAAAAGGGCAAAAGCAAATTTATTTCGATTCTCCTAAGCCTCAAGCAGTCAATGCGATAAAAAAAGAGCTCGAAACGTTTTATGATGCGATAGTTAACGATACCACTCCAATTGTGAGCATTGACGACGGTTATAAGGCACTCGATGTGGCTTATAAAATCATAAATAAATTAAAATTTCCAAACGATTTATTAGATACCTCACAATAA
- a CDS encoding sugar transferase — MSKNTYRILYIFFDLLAAALSWSCFYVFRKINIEPVKYGFKVPFNFSEKFFLALALVPLFWVLLYAATGTYKNVFRKSRLGELGQTLLISLIGVIVLFFSLLLDDEIYSYKTYYYSFIALFLIHFFATYFFRFLISTNIVHKIHNRKIGFNTIIVGSNENAWNLYEEIQGQKKSSGNKFVGFVTVENKNGRSHMLLEKLSHLGEINKLKSIIDTHKVEEVIIAIESGEHEFIGRIINELDDTNCIIKVIPDMYDILSGSVKMTSIFGAALIEISRNIMPTWQFYVKRFMDIAVSLIALILLSPVYLIVAIIIKSGSKGPVFYSHERIGIHGKPFKIHKFRSMFIDAEKNGPELSSQSDSRITPFGRFMRKVRLDEIPQFWNVLTNDMSLVGPRPERQYFIDQIVQKAPHYKHLHKVRPGITSWGQVKYGYAENVDQMIERLKYDILYIENMSLAVDIKIMIYTVLIVVQGRGK; from the coding sequence ATGAGTAAGAATACATATCGCATATTATACATATTTTTCGATTTATTAGCTGCAGCGCTTTCGTGGAGCTGCTTTTATGTATTTCGAAAAATAAATATCGAACCCGTTAAATACGGTTTTAAAGTTCCATTTAATTTTTCTGAGAAATTTTTTCTTGCCCTTGCCCTTGTTCCGCTCTTTTGGGTCTTGTTGTATGCTGCTACAGGAACTTATAAAAATGTGTTTCGGAAATCGCGTTTAGGCGAATTAGGACAAACACTCTTAATATCCCTCATCGGTGTTATTGTTTTATTTTTTTCGCTCCTGCTGGATGATGAAATATATTCGTATAAAACATACTACTATTCCTTTATTGCGCTGTTCTTAATACATTTTTTTGCGACTTATTTCTTCCGATTTTTAATTTCCACCAACATCGTACATAAAATCCATAACCGCAAAATTGGCTTCAATACCATTATTGTGGGTAGTAATGAAAATGCCTGGAACTTGTACGAAGAAATCCAAGGTCAAAAAAAATCATCCGGGAATAAATTCGTTGGCTTTGTAACCGTTGAGAACAAAAACGGAAGGAGTCACATGCTACTCGAAAAACTGAGCCATTTAGGTGAAATTAATAAACTGAAAAGTATTATTGATACTCATAAAGTAGAAGAAGTTATTATAGCTATTGAATCGGGTGAGCACGAATTTATTGGAAGAATCATTAATGAATTAGACGATACCAATTGCATCATTAAAGTGATTCCGGATATGTATGATATACTTTCCGGATCGGTAAAAATGACTTCCATTTTCGGGGCTGCACTAATTGAAATTTCAAGAAACATAATGCCTACTTGGCAGTTTTATGTAAAACGATTCATGGATATAGCAGTATCCTTGATTGCTTTGATATTACTCTCACCGGTATATTTAATTGTAGCCATCATCATTAAATCCGGCTCTAAAGGTCCTGTTTTTTATAGTCATGAGCGAATTGGTATTCATGGCAAACCCTTTAAAATTCACAAGTTCCGCTCCATGTTTATCGATGCCGAAAAAAATGGACCTGAATTAAGTAGTCAATCCGATTCAAGAATTACCCCTTTTGGTAGATTTATGCGTAAGGTAAGGTTGGATGAAATTCCACAGTTTTGGAATGTGCTAACCAACGATATGTCTTTGGTAGGACCTCGACCGGAACGGCAATATTTTATTGATCAAATTGTTCAAAAGGCACCACATTACAAACATTTGCATAAAGTGCGCCCGGGCATCACCTCCTGGGGTCAAGTAAAATACGGCTATGCCGAAAATGTGGACCAGATGATAGAGCGCCTTAAATACGATATCTTATACATCGAAAACATGTCGCTCGCGGTAGACATAAAAATCATGATTTATACGGTATTGATTGTGGTTCAGGGAAGAGGAAAATAA